GCGAGGGAGGTACGACCGCGGCAATCCAGTCCCCATCGCATGGATTGTCCCCATCACTTTGTTTTCGCGCAGATCTCCTCCGTCATTACATGAGGATATACGCGGGATTTTATCCCGCGCCGGGACGAATGCAATCAAATTGCACGGCAATTCAAATTGCACGGCAATTCCGGAGACGCAGCGCGCGTGTACGAAGAAGACCGGATTGCCGCAGCATTTGATTGCCGCGCTTCGCTCGCAATGACGGGAACCGGATCGTTCCGACGTATTGAAGCCCCTCGCAATGAAGAACGGAAAGGAGCCCTCATGCAAAAGAAATGCGGTTATGTATACATCCTTTTTAACAAAAGGAACGGCACTTTATATACAGGCGTAACGTCCGATTTGATAAAACGGGTTTACGAGCATAAAAGTAAAATGGTGGACGGCTTCACAAAAAAATACGGTGTTGATAAACTGGGCTATTATGAGATCTTTGGTCAGATTATTGACGCGATCGAAAGGGAGAAGCAAATTAAAGCGGGTTCCAGAATGGATAAATTGCGATTGATTGAAAAAGAAAATCCCGGGTGGGTCGATTTATACGATCAAATCCTCGGTCTGAATTAAAACCCGTCTTTGCAGGAAGATATACGCGGGAGGGAGTCTGGATTGCCGCGCTTCGCTCGCAATGACGACGTTGGAATGCCCCCGACGAGTCCCGCTGAAAGCAGCGCGCGCAATGTACCAAAGCCCCTCGCAATAACGGGAGAACGCAGTCCCGTCAGCGAATAGACAATGATAATAAAATGACAAAAGGAGTATCGGGAATATGTACATAAAGTCCTGCCCCGTCTGCGGCGGCGAAGCCGCGCTTTCCGAGTCCGTCGAAGACCGCACCGGCTATTACTGCGAGTGTTACGCATGCGGCAAATCCACCGACGAATTCGCGACGCGCGGCGAGGCGGCGGAGGCATGGAACCGCAGCGAGGCGAAAGATCTGAAAGACACCGAACTCCGGGGCATGTACGCCTTCGTCATGAAGCCGTTCAAAACCTGGCGGAAGGTCTTCATCCGCTTTTTCTTTTTGGTATTCGGCCCGGTCTTTGCCTACACCATGATCTCCTCGCTGAGTCCGGGATCGCCCGGCATCCTGACCGTCGGGATGGCCCTGTTCGCGGCCGTTTGGCTGGCGGCCGCTTTGTTTCTGTTCGCCGGATTTTCCAAAAAGCACTTCGGCGCCGTCCGCCGCCTGCTTAAAAAGGAGCGCGTGAAAAACAATATCGCGGCGGTCCTCGCCTTCTTCGCCGCCCTCGCCGCGCATACCGCCCTTTTCGTTTACGTCGTCATTCCCTTCGCCGAGCGGTGCCGCTACGGGTGATTTGTTAAGATTGATTTGTATCACACCGTAGGGGCGAACTTTGTTCGCCCGCCGTACCATGTAGGGGCGATATCGGGCGCGGCCCGCCGTACCCCACTGTAGGGGCGATTATCAATCGCCCGCAGACACCGCCATANNNNNNNNNNNNNNNNNNNNNNNNNNNNNNNNNNNNNNNNNNNNNNNNNNNNNNNNNNNNNNNNNNNNNNNNNNNNNNNNNNNNNNNNNNNNNNNNNNNNGCCCGCCGTACCCCACTGTAGGGGCGATTATCAATCGCCCGCAGACACCGCCATAACCAACCCATCAAAAACGGAGGAATCACTATGCGAGTGATAAAACGCATCCTTTTGGGACTTCTGGTCTTCCTGTTGCTGGCCTCCGCCGGTTTCGTCGTTTACAAAATCGACGGCACGCGTACATTCTCCGAAATTGTAGAAAGCGGCGATCTCTCAAATCTCCGCTTGACGATTTATTATATGAGCTCTGGTTATTTAACAGTTCAGCCCTTAAGTATTGAAGGCTTAATAGGATCTTGCGATTATAAAATCGTAGTCAAAAGCAGCGACTTAGAAGCGTACAATGATTACCTAATCAGATTAAGCAAAGAACCGTTATTACCGTTTGAAAAAGAGGGCCGTATAGATGCCCGCGTTTATTATGTGTTTGAAACGAAGCTGGGTCATAAGTTATATGATGTCGCATGGCCGGTTCTTGTCGGCGGCATTTACGTAAACGGGATGAATGTAAAAAAATCCGATATTTTCTATGATGTCATTCTGCCGTTTCTGCCCCAAGATGCCGCCGATGATGTAAAATACCAAAGAGACAGCATGAAATAAGAACGTGGCTCAACCCTTTCCTGATCACATTAAAAAACCTCATTCCCCGCCCAAAATGCTCAGATAACCATCCAGCCGCTCGTTTACATATTCGGCAATCAGGCGCTGCATCGCCTTGGGATCACCGCGGCGAAACCACGCATCAAAGGCATCGTAGTATTTTTTGCGGTCAAGAAATTTTACATCGATAGTTGGGTAATCATTCCGCATCAGCTCTAAATTCATCACCAGCCGTCCGGTACGGCCGTTTCCGTCGATGAACGGATGGATGCCCTCAAATTCCAAATGGAACAGGGCGATTCGTGCGACAGGATGCATGGTCTTTTTGCGCTCTGCGTCGGCCCGCATCAGCTCATTCATTTTCGGTTCTATCAGATAGGGCTGCACAGGTTCACAGAACGCGCCCATGATGCGCACCGGGATGCTGCGGTAGACCCCTCTGTCGTCGGGTCTGTCCATCAATACCAGCGCATGAATCTGCTTGATGACCGATTCCGAAAGGGGAATCTTCTTTTGGGCGATATGCGAAATAAACAAAAACGCGTCCTTGTGTCCGATGGCTTCCAGGTGGTCTTTCAGCGGTTTCCGGTCAATGGTGATGCCCTCCAGAACCATCGCCGTCTCCTGCAGGGTCAAGGTATTGCCCTCGATGGCGTTGGAGTTGTAGGTGAACTCCACCATGAATTCCCCGCGCAGTCTTTCAACTTCACCCTCGGTCAGGGGTCGCAGTTTTTTTAACTTCTCCGTCTTGCGGTCAATGGTTTCGAGCAGTTCAAAAAACGTCGCTTTGGCGCGGACTGCCCTGCCGTCGGACGGCTTTTCGGCGTCGACGGGGATCATATAGAGATTGCCCCTGCGGATTACTCCGTCCACCCTACCCTCTTCGCAAAGAGCTCTCACGCGCCGGCTTGTAATCCCCCAGCGCTTTGCCGTCTCCGATACTTTCAGATATTCCGTCATAATTTAATTTGCCCTCCCGACCGCGGCAATCACCGCTAATCGGAAGTATACCCCAATTTCGGAATAATTACAACCTGTTTTCGTTGTTGACCGTTTACCGGCTCGTCATCAATCAAATCATCAATTACGTCATCAGCATCCTCCAGATCAAAATGGAGGCCGATATCCGAAAACGGCTGTTTTGGAAACTGCAGTCGATGCCGGTCGGCTATTTCCACGGCAACCACAGCGGCGATTTCGTCGCCAAGATGAACCTCGACGTCACGTCGGTCAGCAAGGCCGCCGATACCCTCTGGCAGGGCTGCTACACCGTCATCAACGTCGTCTTCATCGTCCCGTATTTCATGAAACTCGATTGGCGGCTGTCGCTGGTGGTCATCATACTCGGCATCCTGTTCTCGGTCTTCATAAACCTGGTCGTCAAACCCATGCGCAAGCGCAGCAAAGAAATTTTGAAATCGATGTCCGAGATGTCGATGACGACGACCGAGAGCGTGACCGGCTTTAACGTGACCAAGATGTTCTCGCTTCAGGATAAGTTTTCGCGCGACTTCTCCGACAGCGTCGACAGCATCTACGAAAACCAGAAAAAATACGGCAACCTCTCCGCGTGGATCGGCTTTTCCAATATGGTCGTCAACTACTGCGGCAATTCGGCGGTCGCCATCTTCGGCATGATCTTCGCCTTCAACGGGACCCTCGACGTCTCAATCCTCGCGGGCATGATGACGGTCTATTTCAACATCATTTACACCTTCATCGACATCGGAAGCGTCCCGACCGATATGCAAAAATACTTCGCGAGCTCCGACCGCCTCTATCACATCTTCAATACCCCGTCCGAGCCGGATCGCTGCACCGTCACCGGAAATGACCCCGACGCGGGCGTGCTCTTAAAAGATGTGGAATTCGAGTATAACGACGGTATGCCGGTGCTCAAAGGCGTCAGTATCTACGCCAAAAAAGGCGAGATGATCGCGCTCGTCGGAGACAGCGGCAGCGGCAAGACGACGTTGGTCAAACTGCTCGCGGGGCTCTATACCGCCAACAAAGGCGAGATCGTCGTCAACGGCAAAGGCCTGTCGGACTACACCCTGACGGGACTGCGCAAGACCGTCGCCTATGTGCCTCAGGACGCCTATGTTTTCAACGGCAGCATCAAAGAAAACATCTCCTACGGCAAAGACGGCCCCGCCGACGATGAGATCATCCTCGCCGCCAAGGAGGCCAACGCCGATGCGTTCGTCACCGAAAAGCCGGACGGCTACGAGACGCAGGTCGGCGAGCGCGGCATCCAGCTCTCGGGCGGCGAGCGTCAGCGGGTGGCCATCGCAAGGGCAATTTTGAAAAACGCCCCGCTGCTGCTCCTCGACGAAGCGACTTCGAGCTTGGACAGCGAAACCGAGCTGGCAATTCAGGCGACGCTTGAAAAACTGATGAAGGGCCGCACGAGCGTGGTGGTCGCGCACCGCCTCTCGACCATCGTCAACGCCGACCGCATCTACTTTATGCGCGAAGGCCAAGTCGTCGACTCCGGCACCCACAAGGAGCTGTTAGAGAAGTGCAAGGACTATTCGGATTTATTCTACAAGAATTTCGAGAAAGCGGCTG
This genomic stretch from Oscillospiraceae bacterium harbors:
- a CDS encoding GIY-YIG nuclease family protein — translated: MQKKCGYVYILFNKRNGTLYTGVTSDLIKRVYEHKSKMVDGFTKKYGVDKLGYYEIFGQIIDAIEREKQIKAGSRMDKLRLIEKENPGWVDLYDQILGLN
- a CDS encoding Lar family restriction alleviation protein, producing MYIKSCPVCGGEAALSESVEDRTGYYCECYACGKSTDEFATRGEAAEAWNRSEAKDLKDTELRGMYAFVMKPFKTWRKVFIRFFFLVFGPVFAYTMISSLSPGSPGILTVGMALFAAVWLAAALFLFAGFSKKHFGAVRRLLKKERVKNNIAAVLAFFAALAAHTALFVYVVIPFAERCRYG
- a CDS encoding Fic family protein, which encodes MTEYLKVSETAKRWGITSRRVRALCEEGRVDGVIRRGNLYMIPVDAEKPSDGRAVRAKATFFELLETIDRKTEKLKKLRPLTEGEVERLRGEFMVEFTYNSNAIEGNTLTLQETAMVLEGITIDRKPLKDHLEAIGHKDAFLFISHIAQKKIPLSESVIKQIHALVLMDRPDDRGVYRSIPVRIMGAFCEPVQPYLIEPKMNELMRADAERKKTMHPVARIALFHLEFEGIHPFIDGNGRTGRLVMNLELMRNDYPTIDVKFLDRKKYYDAFDAWFRRGDPKAMQRLIAEYVNERLDGYLSILGGE
- a CDS encoding ABC transporter ATP-binding protein, encoding MTVYRLVINQIINYVISILQIKMEADIRKRLFWKLQSMPVGYFHGNHSGDFVAKMNLDVTSVSKAADTLWQGCYTVINVVFIVPYFMKLDWRLSLVVIILGILFSVFINLVVKPMRKRSKEILKSMSEMSMTTTESVTGFNVTKMFSLQDKFSRDFSDSVDSIYENQKKYGNLSAWIGFSNMVVNYCGNSAVAIFGMIFAFNGTLDVSILAGMMTVYFNIIYTFIDIGSVPTDMQKYFASSDRLYHIFNTPSEPDRCTVTGNDPDAGVLLKDVEFEYNDGMPVLKGVSIYAKKGEMIALVGDSGSGKTTLVKLLAGLYTANKGEIVVNGKGLSDYTLTGLRKTVAYVPQDAYVFNGSIKENISYGKDGPADDEIILAAKEANADAFVTEKPDGYETQVGERGIQLSGGERQRVAIARAILKNAPLLLLDEATSSLDSETELAIQATLEKLMKGRTSVVVAHRLSTIVNADRIYFMREGQVVDSGTHKELLEKCKDYSDLFYKNFEKAAVS